The following proteins are encoded in a genomic region of Chloracidobacterium sp.:
- the lysA gene encoding diaminopimelate decarboxylase encodes MSTKAFWSHNTSLSLIDGRLHLDGIDAVKLAREYGTPLFVFSEARIRHNIARLRQIGDVLPTPLKICYAAKAMSTMGVLRAIRDAGIDIEVNSGGELWKALQAGFSGRQIIFNGTSKEAWELELAIRNNIYAIQADSLYELTLIEGTAQHLDMKANVSLRLVPEIESKTHSGLQTALLTSKFGMMPNEALEAFAKYRSSSNLNLCGIHLHVGSQNSDPTVYTEALKVLCNMLVRIRTELGIDLEHINLGGGFPVDHLGEASPVMQPEQRGLLAADYEPYAAIASAWHEAAESHAVNDLTVLIEPGRSIIADAGICLTTVRNRKTRPVSADAASADDEHWLLTDAGFNILLSMETYKWYYHLISAERAGERHDSPYKLAGPLCDGGDVYFDIEGGMRLPDHRLLPENVRPDEILALLNCGAYSLAQASQYNGRFLPAVVLIDIAGLPRLIRKRDTFNDLVNNDI; translated from the coding sequence ATGAGTACGAAAGCTTTCTGGTCTCATAATACTTCTCTCTCGTTGATCGACGGCCGCTTACACCTTGACGGGATCGATGCGGTCAAGCTTGCACGAGAGTACGGCACTCCTCTTTTTGTCTTTAGCGAGGCAAGGATCAGACATAACATTGCCCGACTGAGGCAAATAGGCGACGTGCTGCCCACGCCGCTTAAGATCTGTTACGCCGCAAAAGCGATGTCAACGATGGGCGTCCTTCGCGCGATACGCGATGCGGGCATTGACATAGAGGTCAATTCGGGCGGAGAACTTTGGAAGGCTTTACAAGCCGGTTTTTCAGGCCGGCAGATCATCTTTAACGGTACAAGCAAGGAGGCTTGGGAACTCGAACTTGCGATCCGAAATAACATTTACGCAATACAAGCCGACTCCCTTTACGAACTCACGCTGATCGAAGGAACGGCGCAACATCTCGACATGAAAGCAAATGTCAGCCTGCGTCTTGTGCCGGAGATCGAATCAAAAACGCATTCAGGATTGCAGACCGCCTTGCTCACGTCGAAGTTCGGTATGATGCCTAACGAGGCGTTAGAAGCCTTCGCAAAATACAGATCATCGAGCAACCTCAACTTGTGCGGCATCCACCTGCACGTCGGCTCACAAAATTCCGACCCGACCGTTTATACGGAGGCCCTCAAGGTTCTCTGCAATATGCTTGTCCGGATACGTACAGAGCTAGGCATCGACCTCGAACACATAAATCTCGGCGGCGGCTTCCCGGTCGATCATCTTGGCGAAGCATCGCCCGTAATGCAGCCCGAGCAACGCGGTTTGCTCGCCGCTGATTACGAGCCTTACGCAGCGATCGCATCTGCTTGGCACGAGGCCGCTGAGAGCCACGCTGTCAATGATCTTACGGTCTTGATCGAACCGGGCCGCAGCATCATCGCCGATGCGGGCATTTGCCTGACGACCGTTCGCAACCGCAAGACACGGCCGGTCAGCGCCGATGCCGCTTCGGCCGATGATGAGCACTGGCTGCTGACCGACGCAGGTTTCAACATCCTCCTTTCAATGGAAACCTACAAGTGGTACTACCATTTGATCTCAGCTGAGCGGGCAGGCGAGCGGCACGATTCGCCGTACAAGCTGGCAGGCCCGCTTTGTGACGGCGGCGATGTCTATTTTGATATCGAAGGCGGAATGAGACTGCCCGATCACAGGCTGCTTCCCGAGAATGTCCGGCCGGATGAGATACTCGCACTGCTCAACTGCGGAGCCTATTCGCTCGCACAGGCGTCACAGTACAACGGCCGGTTCCTGCCCGCCGTTGTGTTGATAGATATTGCGGGACTTCCGAGACTGATACGAAAGCGCGACACCTTTAACGACCTCGTAAATAACGACATTTGA
- the murQ gene encoding N-acetylmuramic acid 6-phosphate etherase, whose protein sequence is MLPVTEQENTATANIDKASTIDALRLINDEDYLVAAAVRKALPDIASVIDRVVERIKLGGRLFYVGTGTSGRLGVLDASELPPTFGVPYELVQGVIAGGIDALYKAVEASEDDRDAGAHDLASRGLTALDSVIGIAASGRTPYTIGAVASARMLGCFTACITCVPNSPVTTAAEIAIVINVGPEAITGSTRMKAGTAQKMVLNMISTVAMIKLGYVTGNRMTNVRAANDKLRDRAVRILMHEVEGLSRADASAILEENGYSIGNAIESLRKG, encoded by the coding sequence ATGCTGCCGGTAACCGAGCAAGAGAATACTGCGACCGCAAATATCGATAAGGCCTCGACGATCGACGCCCTTCGTCTGATAAATGACGAAGATTACCTCGTCGCGGCAGCGGTACGAAAGGCCCTTCCGGATATTGCGTCGGTGATAGACCGTGTCGTCGAACGTATCAAGCTCGGCGGCAGGCTTTTTTATGTCGGCACGGGCACGAGCGGACGGCTCGGTGTACTCGATGCAAGCGAGCTTCCTCCGACCTTCGGTGTCCCGTATGAACTTGTGCAGGGCGTGATCGCGGGCGGCATAGACGCTCTCTACAAAGCGGTCGAGGCGAGTGAAGATGATCGGGATGCAGGAGCACATGACCTTGCAAGCCGCGGCCTAACGGCACTCGATTCAGTAATAGGCATAGCGGCCTCAGGCCGCACCCCTTATACGATAGGAGCGGTCGCATCTGCTCGAATGCTCGGCTGCTTCACCGCGTGCATCACATGCGTCCCCAATTCGCCTGTCACAACGGCCGCCGAGATCGCCATTGTGATCAATGTCGGGCCTGAAGCGATCACAGGCTCGACCCGTATGAAAGCAGGCACCGCACAGAAGATGGTATTGAACATGATCTCGACCGTCGCCATGATAAAACTCGGCTACGTGACCGGCAACCGCATGACAAATGTGCGTGCGGCCAATGACAAACTGCGTGACCGTGCCGTACGTATCCTGATGCACGAGGTCGAAGGCCTCAGTCGTGCTGATGCGTCGGCGATCTTAGAAGAGAACGGATACTCGATCGGAAACGCGATCGAATCATTGAGAAAGGGATGA
- a CDS encoding HAD family phosphatase, whose protein sequence is MIKAILMDFNGVIINDESIQMKAYQEILKEYDIDLTEADYMASLGMDDKAFVRAAFERVGKAAPNGKADEIIDAKFAAWKAAVDREIPLFDGIENFIEKMAREFEIGIVSMSRRREIDHILDRSGLGRHFSAIVSAEMVEQCKPDPTCYREGFRLLDAARTFKGHSPMAHAECLAIEDTPPGITAARGAGLQALGVANTVAANELRSAGARAVAAGLNDWMPESIRLVFSARE, encoded by the coding sequence ATGATCAAAGCAATCTTAATGGATTTTAACGGCGTCATAATCAATGACGAATCTATACAAATGAAGGCATATCAAGAGATATTGAAGGAATACGATATCGACTTGACCGAGGCCGACTATATGGCGTCGCTCGGTATGGATGACAAAGCTTTTGTCCGAGCTGCCTTCGAGCGTGTCGGTAAAGCCGCGCCGAACGGCAAGGCCGATGAGATCATCGATGCGAAATTTGCCGCTTGGAAGGCGGCGGTCGATCGCGAGATACCGCTTTTCGACGGGATCGAGAATTTCATCGAGAAGATGGCCCGCGAGTTCGAGATCGGGATCGTCAGCATGTCGAGGCGTCGCGAGATCGATCACATACTCGATCGCAGCGGCCTCGGCCGGCATTTTTCCGCGATCGTCAGCGCCGAAATGGTCGAGCAGTGCAAGCCCGATCCAACGTGCTACCGCGAGGGTTTCCGTCTTCTTGATGCGGCACGTACGTTCAAGGGACACTCGCCGATGGCACACGCCGAATGCCTTGCCATCGAGGATACGCCGCCGGGCATCACCGCTGCGCGCGGTGCGGGTTTACAGGCGTTGGGCGTTGCAAATACGGTTGCGGCAAACGAATTGCGTTCCGCAGGAGCCCGTGCGGTCGCCGCCGGTCTGAACGATTGGATGCCGGAGTCGATACGGCTCGTTTTCAGTGCGAGAGAATAA
- a CDS encoding sodium/solute symporter (Members of the Solute:Sodium Symporter (SSS), TC 2.A.21 as described in tcdb.org, catalyze solute:Na+ symport. Known solutes for members of the family include sugars, amino acids, nucleosides, inositols, vitamins, urea or anions, depending on the system.), whose product MQLLDLIIIFGYLIGITAFGILFSGKQETTEDYFVGDRNVPWWAIAMSIVATETSTITFVSVPGIAFAKSGNFQFLQLVFGYMLGRIVISVIFIPLYFKGELQTVYQLLGDRFGSSVKMLASALFVIMRNVADGVRLLLTAIVLAAVYKSFDPAADANTIIIASVILLGVVMIVFTFYGGMEAVIWVEVVQLVIYIGGAVAAGVVLIQHIDGGFSGAISLGEQFHKFSVFDFGLDMTKAFTFWAGLFGGCFLTMSTHGTDQYLVQRYLCTSKPLSAATALLSSGAVVLAQFIGFLFIGVLLFAFYAPFNSPEYAQAGVAGSSFTANFPFLKGDQVFPDFITQHMPAGLSGLVVAAIFAAALSSSLNSIAATAVNDLYKPFRPESSDRHLVRLAGWLTVIVGIVQIVVAIAFMNTGESALNLALSVASLINGPVLGVFLVGTFMKKANEKHALAGMLVSIAVMLYVLLATKLAWTWYALLGSIITLAVAFIASLIIPSKNEISA is encoded by the coding sequence ATGCAACTGCTCGATCTGATCATCATTTTCGGGTACCTGATCGGTATCACGGCATTCGGCATCTTGTTCTCGGGCAAGCAAGAAACGACCGAGGACTATTTTGTTGGCGATCGCAATGTCCCGTGGTGGGCGATCGCAATGTCGATCGTCGCAACGGAGACAAGCACTATCACGTTCGTTTCCGTTCCGGGCATCGCGTTCGCGAAGAGCGGCAACTTTCAATTCCTGCAGCTTGTCTTCGGGTATATGCTCGGCCGCATTGTCATCTCGGTCATCTTCATACCGCTGTACTTTAAGGGCGAGCTTCAAACCGTCTATCAGCTGCTCGGTGACAGGTTCGGTTCATCGGTAAAGATGCTCGCTTCGGCGCTCTTCGTCATTATGCGGAATGTCGCCGACGGCGTTCGGCTCTTGCTGACCGCGATAGTGCTTGCTGCCGTTTACAAGTCGTTCGACCCTGCTGCCGACGCGAACACGATAATAATCGCCTCGGTGATACTGCTGGGCGTAGTGATGATCGTTTTCACATTCTATGGCGGCATGGAAGCGGTCATTTGGGTCGAGGTCGTTCAGCTCGTTATCTATATCGGAGGTGCTGTGGCTGCGGGCGTTGTGCTCATACAACACATTGACGGCGGATTCTCGGGTGCGATCTCGCTTGGTGAACAGTTCCACAAGTTCAGTGTTTTTGATTTCGGGCTGGATATGACAAAGGCGTTCACGTTTTGGGCGGGCCTGTTCGGCGGCTGCTTTCTGACGATGTCAACGCATGGCACCGATCAATACCTCGTTCAACGTTATCTGTGCACAAGCAAGCCGCTTTCCGCCGCAACAGCTTTGCTTTCCAGCGGAGCCGTCGTACTTGCGCAGTTCATCGGATTTCTTTTCATCGGCGTTCTGCTGTTCGCTTTCTATGCTCCTTTCAACTCGCCCGAATATGCGCAGGCCGGCGTCGCGGGCAGTTCGTTCACAGCAAATTTCCCGTTCCTGAAAGGCGACCAGGTATTTCCGGATTTTATCACGCAGCATATGCCTGCGGGACTGTCGGGATTGGTAGTAGCGGCGATCTTTGCGGCGGCGCTGTCGTCGTCACTTAATTCTATCGCAGCGACTGCCGTCAATGACCTCTACAAGCCTTTTCGTCCCGAAAGCTCCGACCGGCATCTTGTTCGTCTCGCCGGCTGGCTGACCGTTATCGTGGGTATCGTTCAAATAGTTGTCGCAATAGCCTTTATGAACACCGGAGAATCGGCCCTCAATCTGGCCTTATCGGTCGCATCGCTTATCAACGGGCCGGTGCTTGGCGTCTTTCTCGTCGGTACATTTATGAAAAAGGCCAATGAAAAGCATGCGCTCGCCGGGATGTTGGTGAGTATAGCAGTTATGCTTTACGTTCTGTTGGCAACGAAACTCGCTTGGACGTGGTATGCCCTGCTCGGCAGTATTATCACACTTGCTGTTGCATTCATTGCGTCGCTCATCATACCGTCAAAGAATGAGATATCTGCTTAG
- a CDS encoding DUF1343 domain-containing protein translates to MYGFSQIKSALFLICVCLCLSAFDISGQGLPTAKPKSVGMSAERLAQIDALVEQDIKDKKLPGAVVLIGHRGKIVFRKAYGNRSLVPNVEPMTIDTIFDLASLTKVVATTTCVMKLIEDGKLRLNDTIGKYISDIDDPAAKSVTIGQLLTHTSGYAPDFDLKEKWTGREGMLAALKKEKLRTPPGTKFVYSDIGFIVLGEIVQRISGESEHIFFSRISKRFLTNDTLFFPFDPGDKMVDQYSAKQTLALGGRFDRIAPTEDVRGQGNYLGATFDGTETQGSEIVRGRVHDPTAFRMGGVAGHAGLFSTADDLARFCQMLLNGGVAPEQVSTGSGSDRVPRKQLRKDRAAIAPGSDGTRILSAQTVAMMMRPVVVSEDGAARGLGWDINTGFSSNRGDLFPLGSFGHTGFTGTSIWIDPTTKTFVVFLSNRVHPNGKGDVTPLRAKIATSAAAAVEDTPFAVVGNAESNYAARIGAQIPAFIEYKRRVDGNSPEPIRVPITAAVLNGIDVLARDGFRQLEGKRIGLVTNQTGRSLNGTPTIDILFGAKNITLAALFAPEHGIRGELDQENISDDKDAKTGLPIYSLYGETRRPTPEQIANIDAFVYDIQDVGTRFYTYTATLKNILEEAAKAHKKVYILDRPDPINGINAEGPTADADKLSFIAAHTVPVRYGLTIGELGLMMNSELKIGADLEVVKMEGWRRVMWFDQTGQTWVNPSPNMRSLTQATLYPGIGLLETTNVSVGRGTDTPFEVVGAPWIDDRKLAAYLNSRSIKGVRFVPVDFTPKASVFKGEKCSGINIIITDRSAFNSFMTGIEVAAALRKLFPETWQPAKFSRLLVNDDAFSALLSGADPKEIEALARSGKDEFNSRKAPYLLYK, encoded by the coding sequence ATGTACGGGTTTTCACAAATTAAGTCGGCTCTCTTTCTGATCTGCGTTTGCCTGTGTCTGTCTGCGTTTGATATTTCGGGGCAAGGGCTGCCGACCGCAAAGCCCAAGTCCGTCGGGATGTCGGCGGAAAGGCTCGCGCAGATCGACGCGCTTGTCGAGCAGGACATAAAGGACAAAAAACTGCCGGGTGCCGTCGTGCTGATCGGGCATCGCGGCAAGATCGTTTTTCGAAAAGCCTATGGCAACCGTTCGCTCGTGCCTAATGTCGAGCCGATGACGATCGACACGATATTCGACCTCGCATCGCTGACCAAGGTCGTTGCCACCACGACATGCGTTATGAAGCTCATCGAGGACGGCAAACTGCGGCTCAATGACACCATCGGCAAATACATTTCCGACATCGACGATCCCGCCGCAAAAAGCGTCACTATCGGGCAGCTGCTCACGCACACCTCGGGCTACGCTCCTGATTTCGACCTAAAAGAAAAATGGACAGGCCGCGAAGGAATGCTCGCCGCATTGAAGAAGGAGAAACTCCGCACGCCGCCGGGAACAAAGTTCGTTTATTCGGACATCGGGTTTATCGTTCTCGGGGAGATAGTTCAAAGGATCAGCGGCGAATCGGAACATATATTTTTCTCGCGGATCTCCAAACGTTTTCTGACCAACGACACTCTATTTTTTCCATTCGATCCCGGCGACAAAATGGTTGATCAGTATAGTGCAAAGCAGACACTTGCGCTGGGGGGAAGGTTTGATCGCATTGCTCCCACGGAGGATGTCAGAGGTCAAGGAAACTATTTGGGAGCAACGTTCGATGGAACGGAGACTCAGGGCAGCGAGATCGTTCGAGGCCGCGTTCATGATCCGACGGCATTCAGGATGGGCGGTGTCGCGGGTCACGCAGGGCTTTTTTCAACGGCGGACGATCTGGCACGGTTTTGTCAGATGCTGCTGAATGGCGGTGTGGCGCCGGAGCAAGTCAGTACCGGTAGCGGCAGCGATCGTGTTCCGAGAAAGCAGCTTAGGAAAGACCGTGCCGCTATCGCTCCGGGTTCTGACGGGACTCGTATTCTTTCGGCCCAAACTGTCGCGATGATGATGCGGCCCGTGGTGGTCAGCGAAGACGGTGCGGCACGCGGACTTGGCTGGGACATTAACACCGGCTTTTCGTCAAATCGCGGCGACCTGTTCCCGCTTGGCTCGTTCGGCCATACGGGCTTTACGGGGACAAGTATCTGGATAGATCCGACCACGAAAACGTTCGTCGTATTCCTTTCAAACAGGGTTCATCCGAACGGTAAGGGCGATGTTACGCCGCTGCGTGCAAAGATCGCGACGAGCGCCGCTGCGGCCGTAGAAGACACTCCCTTCGCAGTGGTCGGTAACGCGGAAAGCAACTATGCTGCTCGTATCGGTGCACAGATACCGGCGTTTATCGAGTACAAGAGGCGTGTTGACGGCAATTCACCCGAACCGATCCGGGTTCCGATAACCGCGGCCGTTCTGAACGGCATTGATGTGCTTGCTCGCGACGGTTTTAGACAGCTTGAAGGCAAGCGTATCGGCCTCGTAACCAATCAAACGGGCAGAAGCCTCAACGGAACACCAACGATCGATATCCTTTTCGGTGCAAAGAATATAACGCTCGCGGCGCTGTTCGCCCCCGAGCACGGCATCCGCGGCGAACTCGACCAAGAAAACATCTCAGATGACAAGGATGCAAAGACCGGTTTGCCGATCTATTCGCTGTATGGTGAGACGCGAAGGCCGACGCCCGAGCAGATCGCGAACATTGATGCGTTCGTTTACGACATACAGGACGTAGGGACGCGCTTTTATACTTATACGGCGACGCTGAAGAATATCCTTGAAGAGGCCGCAAAGGCACATAAGAAGGTGTATATCCTCGATCGCCCCGACCCGATCAACGGCATCAATGCCGAAGGGCCGACGGCCGATGCCGACAAGCTTTCATTCATCGCGGCGCACACCGTACCGGTACGATACGGCCTCACTATAGGCGAACTCGGCTTGATGATGAACTCCGAGCTCAAGATCGGTGCCGATCTTGAGGTGGTTAAGATGGAGGGTTGGCGGCGCGTGATGTGGTTCGACCAAACGGGCCAGACGTGGGTAAACCCAAGCCCCAATATGCGTTCGCTTACACAAGCGACGCTTTATCCCGGCATCGGCTTGCTGGAGACGACGAATGTCAGTGTCGGCCGCGGAACCGATACGCCGTTCGAGGTCGTCGGTGCCCCTTGGATCGACGACCGGAAGCTGGCCGCGTATCTGAACAGCCGCTCGATCAAAGGCGTACGGTTCGTGCCTGTTGATTTCACGCCGAAAGCATCGGTTTTCAAGGGCGAGAAGTGCAGCGGGATAAACATCATTATCACGGATCGCTCGGCATTCAATTCGTTCATGACGGGCATCGAGGTGGCGGCTGCTCTTAGAAAGTTATTTCCGGAAACATGGCAGCCAGCGAAATTTTCGAGGCTTCTTGTAAACGATGATGCGTTCTCGGCCCTACTTTCAGGTGCAGATCCGAAGGAGATCGAAGCATTGGCTCGGTCGGGAAAAGATGAATTTAATTCACGCAAGGCACCGTATCTGCTTTACAAATGA
- a CDS encoding LysR family transcriptional regulator, translating to MEIRQLKAFLAIAEAKTFTAGARRVDVTQAAISMQIKQLEDEVGLPLFTRTPRRVILTEAGECLLDRARKILREHDTALAEIAEIAGAEHGRLRIGTASAEFAAQQLPHILQDVRGLYPYAELTVTTGTSQALVDKIMHGEVDIAFVSLPVDNSSVTTDLLFSDEIVAIAHPSHHLANERYISAAALAGEKLILGQRGGNTRRMIDDFFHAANVRPNIVMELSRQEAVNQMVENGMGVGTAGAKTIAGEIREGRLVSWLIEGAQINWELGLARLRGGYFSPITKEFVRLCKESFEAREKELKAKK from the coding sequence ATGGAGATCAGACAGCTAAAAGCGTTCCTGGCGATAGCCGAGGCAAAGACGTTCACGGCAGGAGCCCGCCGCGTTGATGTAACGCAGGCAGCGATATCAATGCAGATCAAACAACTCGAGGACGAGGTCGGGCTTCCGCTCTTTACGCGAACACCTCGACGGGTGATCTTGACCGAAGCAGGTGAGTGTCTGCTGGATCGAGCTCGAAAGATCCTTCGCGAACACGATACCGCACTTGCCGAGATCGCCGAGATCGCCGGGGCCGAACACGGGCGCCTGCGGATAGGCACGGCATCCGCCGAGTTTGCGGCTCAGCAGCTGCCGCATATTCTCCAGGATGTTCGCGGACTTTATCCGTATGCCGAACTTACGGTAACAACGGGTACGAGCCAGGCCTTGGTCGATAAGATAATGCATGGCGAGGTCGATATCGCATTCGTGTCGCTGCCGGTCGATAATTCATCTGTTACGACCGACCTGCTTTTCAGCGATGAGATCGTCGCGATCGCTCATCCGTCGCACCACTTGGCGAATGAGAGGTACATTTCCGCAGCGGCGCTGGCGGGCGAGAAACTGATTCTCGGACAGCGCGGCGGCAACACACGCAGGATGATCGATGATTTCTTTCATGCTGCGAACGTCAGGCCGAATATTGTTATGGAACTATCGCGTCAGGAAGCGGTCAACCAGATGGTCGAGAACGGCATGGGTGTCGGAACTGCAGGCGCAAAGACCATTGCCGGTGAGATCCGTGAAGGCAGGCTCGTTTCATGGCTCATCGAAGGCGCGCAGATCAATTGGGAATTAGGGCTTGCGCGATTGCGCGGCGGCTACTTTTCGCCGATCACAAAGGAGTTCGTCCGCCTCTGCAAAGAGAGTTTCGAGGCTCGTGAGAAAGAGCTTAAGGCGAAGAAGTAA
- a CDS encoding glycoside hydrolase family 3 C-terminal domain-containing protein has product MRYLLSLVLVTLLLANSAADPVRAQALPRFEPSKKAWREADKLLKKMTVAEKVGQLIHIGINARFANQDSAFFQGLKRQVADNKIGGIIFFGAPIYETAILGDRMQENAAIPLLLSLDAETGIGMRFEDATNLPWAMAMAAAGDPELARRAGIVTGREAKALGIRHVYAPVFDVNNNAANPVINVRSFGEDPADVARFGVAFAKGVQSQQVLATAKHFPGHGDTAVDSHRGLPIIDLPRERLDKVELFPFKKAIEAGIASVMVGHIALPQIDNEQIKPLREYKGGDAEAGSEIVDQTATIPATLSEKIQTGILRNELGFKGLIVSDAMSMSGLTLYFTQEEAAVRAFLAGTDILEKPSDPDAMIRGLSEAVASGRIPWSRLDDSVRRQLAWKFELGLFKERFANINRLDRIISTPDVTELSDEIAGKAITLVRNDADALPIDATKKTVLLGFSNGFDGPVTMAPFNSAAKRLVPEAKDLASFYLQENSLAEEFAAARNAAMSADSIVVAMYGRVRSGAKNSVGIPEAGASIVRGLLAAGKNVIAVSFGNPYILSSFPELRTYIVSYGDMPSLQRATAQVLFGRRNTMGKLPITLPGLYPRGTGLSLDTVEPLSLPRPAFPAAARAVAAAGDVAIQILIDGSGAVTSTRVLSGHPLLRKAAEKAAEKARFRSDGRTHLIVLTYRFFVTDKPPKTDPAGSFHEVLVSDDHLVTAR; this is encoded by the coding sequence ATGAGATATCTGCTTAGCCTTGTACTTGTAACGCTGTTGCTCGCGAATTCTGCCGCAGATCCAGTTCGGGCGCAGGCTTTACCGCGCTTCGAGCCGAGCAAGAAGGCATGGCGAGAAGCTGATAAGTTACTTAAAAAGATGACGGTAGCCGAAAAGGTGGGCCAGTTGATCCATATCGGCATTAACGCAAGGTTCGCCAATCAGGACAGTGCCTTTTTTCAGGGATTAAAGCGGCAGGTCGCTGATAACAAGATCGGCGGTATCATCTTTTTTGGTGCCCCGATCTACGAGACGGCGATTCTCGGCGATCGTATGCAGGAGAATGCGGCGATACCGCTGCTGCTCTCTCTCGATGCGGAGACCGGCATCGGAATGCGTTTTGAGGATGCGACTAATCTGCCTTGGGCTATGGCGATGGCAGCGGCCGGCGACCCTGAACTCGCCCGAAGAGCAGGCATCGTAACCGGACGCGAGGCAAAGGCTCTCGGCATTCGCCACGTTTACGCACCGGTGTTCGACGTGAACAACAACGCTGCAAATCCGGTGATCAATGTTCGCTCGTTCGGTGAGGATCCGGCCGATGTTGCCCGCTTCGGTGTCGCCTTTGCCAAAGGCGTGCAGAGCCAACAAGTGCTCGCGACCGCAAAGCACTTTCCGGGACACGGAGACACGGCGGTCGATTCGCACCGCGGGCTTCCGATCATCGATCTGCCGCGTGAACGTCTCGACAAAGTGGAGCTGTTCCCTTTCAAGAAGGCGATCGAAGCCGGCATCGCCTCAGTAATGGTCGGGCATATTGCTCTTCCGCAGATCGACAACGAGCAAATAAAACCGCTGCGTGAATACAAAGGCGGCGATGCTGAAGCTGGCTCCGAGATCGTCGATCAAACGGCCACGATACCTGCAACGCTTTCGGAAAAGATACAAACAGGCATCCTGCGCAATGAGCTTGGATTTAAGGGATTGATCGTATCTGACGCTATGTCAATGAGCGGCCTGACATTGTATTTTACTCAAGAGGAAGCCGCCGTCCGGGCTTTTCTTGCGGGCACCGACATCCTTGAAAAACCGTCAGATCCCGATGCGATGATCCGCGGCCTGTCCGAAGCGGTGGCAAGCGGCCGCATTCCGTGGTCGAGGCTTGATGATTCGGTGCGTCGGCAGCTTGCATGGAAATTCGAGCTTGGGCTGTTCAAGGAAAGGTTCGCAAATATAAACCGACTCGATCGCATCATCTCGACGCCGGACGTCACAGAGCTTAGCGATGAGATCGCAGGCAAGGCGATAACGCTAGTGCGGAACGATGCGGATGCCCTGCCGATCGACGCGACAAAAAAGACGGTCCTTTTGGGTTTCTCGAATGGCTTTGATGGTCCTGTAACGATGGCGCCGTTCAATTCCGCCGCAAAGCGGCTCGTTCCCGAGGCGAAAGACCTGGCATCCTTTTATCTGCAGGAAAATTCTCTTGCCGAAGAATTTGCGGCCGCTCGCAACGCAGCGATGTCCGCCGATTCGATCGTCGTGGCAATGTACGGGCGTGTACGCAGCGGTGCAAAGAACAGCGTCGGCATACCCGAAGCAGGCGCGTCGATCGTGCGCGGTTTGCTTGCGGCCGGAAAGAATGTGATCGCCGTGAGTTTTGGCAACCCTTATATCCTTTCATCGTTCCCCGAGCTTCGCACATACATCGTGTCGTACGGCGATATGCCGAGCCTGCAGCGCGCGACCGCTCAAGTCCTGTTCGGCCGCCGAAATACGATGGGAAAGCTGCCGATCACATTGCCCGGGCTGTATCCGCGCGGAACAGGCCTCAGTTTAGATACTGTCGAACCTCTCTCTTTGCCGCGTCCCGCATTTCCTGCGGCCGCAAGGGCTGTGGCTGCTGCGGGAGATGTCGCGATCCAGATTCTGATCGATGGCAGCGGTGCCGTAACATCAACTCGCGTGTTATCCGGACATCCGCTATTACGAAAGGCGGCTGAAAAAGCGGCTGAAAAAGCGCGTTTCAGATCGGACGGACGGACGCATCTGATCGTTCTGACCTATAGGTTCTTCGTTACTGATAAACCGCCAAAGACGGATCCCGCCGGATCGTTTCATGAGGTCCTTGTTTCGGACGACCACTTGGTTACCGCAAGATGA